Part of the Haliotis asinina isolate JCU_RB_2024 chromosome 8, JCU_Hal_asi_v2, whole genome shotgun sequence genome is shown below.
ttgtttgtcctgtaacttcacactcagcaattGTCCAACCACTGTCAACTATCGATTTGCCGAACCTATGGTTGTCTTGAGGTAAAACCTTAGTCCTTGCGTAATGGTTCTAAATAGTCGTCATTGTGTCCACCCCCGGATAACTCGAAGTATTCACGGGGGTCCCTTCGACACAAGAGGGTATGTCTCCTTGTGATTGGAACTTGTAGATAAACGGGTCTTGTATCAGATGACCTGGATGTGCATCGAACTTGATCTATCAAACCTCGAGTTGTGACTCATATATGTTGCTGGAGACCAGCGGTATTCGAGGATTCCTTGACTAATGCAAGccctaagaaagtgaaatcccaaatatgacatatgttgcatttgaccactttctaaatggcatcgtgtaatcatagctttcggccgtgggagccgtgccaatttacactcatcagatgggtacacaaagtacgcagtctagactaccagttgtccgactttcattcttgtggaagtcgcggtggctgagcgggctaggcggctgactttgtgtgctggcgattaggtgcctgactctgagggtgcgggttcgaatcccggatgggactcaatcgaaaaaaaagtactagaatttgtactttactaagaaagtgaaatcccaaatatgacatatgttgctacCAACATAGTTTGTTCTTACATTATACGGAGGTTACCTGTTGTTACCAATGAATGTTTTCAGATGTTCTGTTCAACATGGCGGACTATATATTTGTCAGCAAGGAGTTTGCCCAACATTACGGCTACAAAAATATGGAGGACGCTGTGGAGGGACTCACacatatatgtcaaccaaggTATGCCACTCTCAGAACAATGTCCTCtaccatatatattttgttatacCAGAAACACAAGTTCAATGACGAACGAACTATCGAACGTTACCCAACGGCTGGACGACCGCACTTGATAGCTGACCTTGACAAGTGCCACTTGAATACACTTCATGCATTCACACCGCACAGGTGTTAACGAGGGTTGACTGAAAACGTATGTGCATAGGTATTATGGATCGCGTTAGCTGGTAGGTATATAGGGCATACTAAGCCTTGCCCAGTGTAATACAGTCttcaaaaaaagagaaaaacgaAGAAAAGAGAGCTCACATCTCACTCATGTCATTGTTAGAAGAATTTATCGCGTTAGTTTAAGAGCAATTATGTTACATAATTCcagtggtaaaaagatgaaAATTCACACGTGTGTAGACGAAGAGTTTGCCAGCACAACAGCAGCCTTCATTGATGTGTTTTCCGCAGGGTGGCGTCAAAGTCGGTACTCTGTATGGCGACAGACAATAGGCAGCATCTACTGGTCGAAACCGCCTGGGCACAGGCAGGACAAGTCTTCTTCCCAACTCTGCAACAATGCGATGGCCAGTTATGAAAGTGTCTGAGGAGGAGTTCATCCCATGGGTATTATATCGGGTTTAGATCTCGTGATCGGGAAGGCCATTGCATTGACGTTAGAAGCTGCAAGGTAGCGGACTGTAGcgcgtgctgtatgtgaagtggCCTTGTTATGCTTGAACAGGTCCCTCTGTCGGCCCATAATCTGAAGCATGTGACAGCCAAGGACTTCGGTTATGTACCGATTACCTGTCAACTTCCCCTGAACCTCGACTAAATCAGATCTTTGTATGCTGGATATATCCCAACCCAAACAATGACACTGCTCTGCTGAATCTGTCGACCTGTCGAATGCAGGTAGGGGCAAAACGTTCGTTCATCCGAAGGTAAACATCTTCCATCTCTCTGGTGAAGAAGAAATCGtgattcatcgctgaaccagactATCCTCCATTTTCTAAGGTTCCAATTTCTAAGGTTCACTGTACGATACCATCGCAAGGAATTGCTCCGATTGTGGTCTCTCAGAACAACTGGCCTCCGTGGTCGAATTCTCAGTTTGGTCGGAAATTCTTCTCAAACCAGGGATAACCTTGTTCAGTTTCCATTGCTCTTGCGGTCCTGGGTTTTGGTGGTAACTCTTGAAATTCTGCGCGGAATTAGTCTGCAAGCAACGATCCCAGAGTCAAGGTATGGTGGTCTGATGAACGTTGAAATGTGGAACTATTGCAGACTGGGACTTCTCCAGCTTCCTTGGTGCCCTATGGCAATGTTTCGATTGGCGGCACTCCGTCGTGACTTAATGATTTCCTCTTTACAGGGCACAACGAACGACGAAATTAAACGCGTTTGCCTTTTCATAGTGATCGATACCGCATGCTTTTACACTCACTTGCACGTACACATTTTGCTTTGCATGTTTTCTTTGTGACATTTAGGCGAATATTTCTTCAGACGCTtataaaacacaggaaaagtTAAAATTGAAGCGTTTGGCGCTGTTGCTTTGTACAATCACTCAAAGATGACGTCGTGGAAAGAAAtagtatatttgtattgttttgtccGCATATACATGAGTCAAATATTCTGCACATCACCTTTCCTTTTTTaatcttttttgaagagtgtaccATATTTACGAAACGAATAAATGGTTTGGCAATGATATTcatatacagtatacatatagtatatatatagtaaTATAGTATTACAGTTTACGCTTCGGCTTACTGTTAAAACGGGAGTTCCGAATGAAAGGGCTGAACCAAACCAAATGAGGATTGTTTACATCAAAATGACACACTAGGATGGGATGGTCACAAACATTgcgatcactggtttgtttttCTGAGCTTCCGCCCCCAATTGTAACTATCCAAATCCGTAAACCAGATAAACGTCTGACCTAAGTGATAAAAGGTGTTTCCATGATACATTCTCTTTATTTTAGGATAGCCATCATATGTGGGTGGGGCCAATTCGGGGCTGCCGGCAAACAGTCCACGTCAGAAACAGTTACCTCTCCTGCTCTCAAGCTTGACCACGTGGTGGACACACTAGGAGCTGGGGACACTTTCATTGCCGGGACACTGCACGGGCTGTCTAACGGACAGTCTTTGAAGTCCGCTATAGCTTTTGGATGTCAGATCTCTGGATTCAAATGTGGCATGCGTGGATTAAAAGGAATCGAACTTTTGAAAAACAGCCAACACCTCGTGTAGTGTAAATCATGACATTATACAAACACAGACCgcataaaacaacatattttgtgGTTGGTTTCATAAGTCTTAATTAAGCTGTAGTATGTGCCCAGATAGAAATGACAACAAGTATTGGCTATGGTTTTATAAATTCATGTAATGAATTCTGATTTTCAAAATAAGACATATGTACAGATATATGTACATCAACATATATTTGCCAGATCACATTTACTAATATTATCCAAAACAATAATTTATATACTATACTTGCCAAACATATGAAACGAAACACCATAATATTTTACATCAGTTCACAGATAACAGTCATTAGAAAGTCACTTGAACAGTCTTTCTTAGTCCAGCCATATCGAAATAAAACAATTTTGTAACCGTGCATATGTACAAGAACTAGGATATAATATAAAGTGCTTAAGAACTCTATTAACTTCCCCATCGGCCCAGCTCTCCACTACTCAGTGTTCACTTGTTCACGAGTAAACTAGTAGTGATAGGACTGTGTTGTTACTTTACCCTGTAGCGGCTCTAGATTCAGTTAGAATGTAttgtattgaaagtttacaaatacaggtaaaaacaaaacaacccccccccccccccccaacaaaaaacaaaagccaatacaaaaaaaaaaacaaccaaccaaacgaacaaaaacaaaacccagaTTATATCGTAATATTTCTATCAACTTGGGGATGTAGTCACATTGGTGTAAATTTATTCTTATCTTATGGTAAACTGTCAAAAGTAGTGTATAAACATCCAGCTGTTGATATAATTAAGTTGTGACTATCAGATACAAACCAACAGCTGTAAAACTTGTATTGTTAAATCGGGCTTGCGTATGCTTTGTCAACACACGgacgcgtatgtgtgtgtgtgtgtgtgtgtgtgtgtgtgtgtgtgtgtgtgtgtgtgtgtgtgtgtgtgtgtgtgtgtgttcgctGACTTTTAAGTATATTTGTCTAATTTATGTCATGTATATGACTCATGAGAATAACCTTTGACTTGACTTGTAGTGACTCTGGGTCAGTTCATTAGGTCTGTGGTCTGAGGTCTGTGTTTTTGGAGGTCTGTCATTTGGGATTGAATCGACAAGTGTCAGGGATATTAATTAGCTGGTATAAATAAAGCTGTATTATACATTTTGCTATTCATATTGGCTGTAACCTCGCCCACTCACACAAAATGTTAGCGTGTTGAAACTATGATTCACACAGTTACTGTTTCGGTGTGTTTGTTGTGATACTCACGCTCATTTTCTGTTCGTGACGCATTAGTTTCATAATTCAAAGTTCTCCAAGGTAACGTACACCAGGTCGTATCAGGATCTTAACTCACATATAGACTTCACAAACCAATTTGGCTTCACATCATTTCCACCACCCATTCTGCTACTTTTTGTCCCTTTTAAAACCATTTTGTATTATGTTGGTAAATGATTCTTAAATTATCTCAACCTGTAATACTTTATGTACGTAACTATGCAAACCAAAAACAGAAGGTTCACACGTTGCTTTATGGCCCAAACGTCCCCATAGAGATAAACTGGTCTATGGACGTAATCATCGTCCGCTGAAACAAGACTGGCCATTTAGGTGTGATTGGTGAGCCCGTATTTCAAAGTCATTTTACGATCTACCGACCGCGGTGTAACGCCATATGATACACGGCCTAGGACTATACGTACAGGTTTCCCCAAACTACAGCCAGTCTGGTTACTCAACATTACTTCAAATTCGGCTAGATAGAGCTACTATCtgtatttattatatattaaaagTGGACACATGTATCTATATTGTATAATTTACCGACATTGACACGTTGAATTGCCGACATACCTGCCTTTATAAGCAGCCCAGTCCCAGACCCATACCAGAGAATATCTGGGACTGGTAATAAACGCATCTAAACTCTGCTTCAGGTATGTTGGTCAGTATGTCTATTTCTTTCTAACTTGTATTTGAATTGTATCCTTGTAAGGCATCTAAGTTATTATTAACACTGAAGTTCTGTGTATTTATGTACCTATTTCACTCCATATTCTGGCTATGTTTAAGTTGTAATGTAACTTCACGTACATGTAGAAGTCCTGATACATTCTGGTACACTGTAATTTGTATAAccatttaaatgtatattttaaaaatgttgtACAGCATAGTGTAGGTTAAACTCACCTGAATATGAAAAGAAGAATTTCCCGTGTATGAAATGTTCTGTAGTCAGTTTAGTGTTACTGTGTTAGTGTACAGAGTTGCAAAACTATTTTCATTCAGTGCCGAACTGAACAGCACTTTTGATAACGTTAATGTAATTTTTCTTTACACATATTCTATAATGTATATCTTTCACTTccaaaatatattacaatattaCATACAAAGCATATGTAATTTAAAACTGTGTCACTAGGAAGTCGGCAGATTGATATTTAAGATATGAAGTCAGCAGTTTGATATGGAATCATGCCGTTTAAAACTATGAAGTCAATATGAGGACGTGAATGAACAAGGCAGTAATGTAAAATCAAgttgtatgtattttatattaTGTACTATGTCAGAGAATATCTGGGACTTGTAATAAACGCATCTGAACTCTGCTGCGCGGGGGTGGTCACATTGTGATGTCAAAATGTCGAGCCATCTGCACAGGAGTTTATTCAGTACGGCGTACGCTCCCGTCGCTTGCCGAACAGCAAGACAAATTTGTTTCAGTGCCTGTccaacacgtgaacacactgtgATGAAACCTGTTACACCAAAGCCCATATCAACTGTCTTATAACACCCATGTTTAATATAATTCGTTTCTCCTAGTGTGGAGTTTCCTTTTCGTCCAATATATACAGAAATAATCCACAGCAGGTATAGGCCACTCGCTTGttttttctttaccatttgtaccaggGGTAATCTATAATCTTGTTAGAGTCTCCCTGGTATATTACACAGGTTTATGCATTGCGCCATGTCTTCTTTTCGAAAATTCCACGTGGGGCTAATAGATAAGTGAATTAGATTTTGTTTTATCGATGTCACGGTGTACACTGCCAGTCAGATGAATGATTGTACAAGCTGCATCATATCAATATATCACACATTGTTGTCATGTTACATGATGCGTCACATGACATTGTATCATAACATGTCGGTATTACCTAGGGGCGTGGTTACATTACAGAAAAATGTCCGGGCTTACAGAAGATTCTTGCTAAAACGGTTGACCAAGtcctcaatactatctaaatataaagctttgcaacctgcGGGGCTTACACGAAATTTAttcaaatctaaatattttagatatttaaatacataCCTCACCATATGTCTTATGCATAtgacctcaagcttcgctaaacgagatcagacaatcgttgattcgccatcccctcgatggctacctcatgtaatctacgaatgtagtcacggaagtgacgtgatctccccactcgcgcaagcgcgcagaatccaaaattcacttttaccgccaacaggaaggtccgaagagtccaaagaggggaggagcatccagcgttgggagggagtcaccgccctatggtaaggtaagtattgaaatacctaaaatatttagattttaataaatgtttaacttaccttaccatagggcttatgcatatggctttgtcagatggatggtggtgtggactccggaggaccatccctcagcaaacagtgcacatgcatcagAAGAACCCGTGAAACCAATGGCAATGGTCGCAGGATAACACCTGGAaacaggacaaagagtaacccaatggaactccaaagaaaaaccgacgcacccagagggtgaggttaatcttaggACCAACGGTAAGTAACAGCCtcattacctaatgggcggacggTCAGGTAAGTTGCTGACCAACCACAAGTGAACCAAATGACTGTAATCCCTCCACGTCTTCAACCGCCAGGTCCTTTAAGTAGTGGGAAGCGAAGACAgttcatgacttccagaaacagccctccatgatctgcGGTACAGTGCAATTCTGATGGAGGGCCATTGTAGACGCCAGAGCACTGATCTCGTGCGGGTTATTCGCTACCGGATGAGGCAGGTGCTTGTCGTCGTAGGCCGCCAGGATCGTAGATCTGAGCCAAAGgacaatcgtgttcctgtttacCTCTGCTTTGCAAGTCGACGCAAATGGAacattattaaaatctaaatattttagatatttaaatacttaccttaccacaggtcttatgcatattacctcaagcttcgctagtagagatcagacagacgttgattcgccattccctgaatggctacctcgtgtAATCTAcagatgtagtcacggaagtgacatGATCTCCCAACTCGCGGGAACGCGAGTCATCCCAAAATTCAATTTTACTGGCAGCAGGACAaaaaggtccgaagagtccaaagtgaggaggagcatccagcgttgtgagggagtcaccgccctatggtaaggtaagtatttaaatatctaaaatatttagattttaataaatttttaacttaccttaccataggtcttatgcatatggcttcgacagagaggacggtggtgtggactccggaggaccttcAACTCTTCAGTAGACACAGCACATGCACAGGAGACCcgggagaccaatgccaacgtCACAGGGCAAACCTGGAAACAGAACAAAGGATAACCCAAGGCAACTCCTAAGAGAAACCGACGCACccagagggtgaggttaatcttaagaccaaaggtaagaaACAACatattacctaatgggcggaggGCCGGGTGAGTTGCTGAGCAACCATCAACGGGCCAAAGGACTGaagcccctccatgtcctcgaccgccaagtccctcaggtagtgtgaGGCAAAAACAGTGGtcgacttccaaaaacaaccctcCATAATCTGTGGCACCGTACAGTTCCTGTGGCGGGCCATAGTGGACGCCAGAGCTCTAATTTCATGGGGGTTGTTCGCCGTCGGATGGGGAAGATTCTTGGCATCATACGCCGCCAGAATAGTCGAACGCAGCCACAAGGCAAAAGTGTTCCTACTTACTTCCCCCTTGCAAGATAAAGAAAAGGGGATAAACAGCCTTTTCCGGGAACGTCTCTTCAAGGCAGACCTCTGGATATAACATCTAAGGGCCCTGGCTGGACACAGGAACTCCTCCTCAGTATCATGTCGTCCCAGGATGGTCGATAAAGGCGGGATGGAAAATCGTCTGTCCGGTTGACAGGGaagctgattcttggcaatgaagtCCCACAGTAAACCCAAGTGGACTCGACCATGCCTAGAATGTTCAAAGCGCACTTGTGTGACATCCAGGGCATGAATCTCACTAACTCTAGCTGCCGTAGCTAGGGCAAGTAAGAAAACCGTCTTCCTGGACAACAGTTCGAAAGAGGCATCCTCTAGGGGCTCATATGGGGGTCCTCTCAAGTGTTGTAACACGACATttagatcccaagctggagggcggAACTTGACCTTCGGATCCTCCAACTCCAGCTCTGGTACTTTAGAAATCTGAATATCCGGTTTGACCGCCAAGACGGAGTTCACAGCTGACAAGTAGGTACTCAACGTACTCCCTTTCAGATGCTTGGAATTGCGTAGAAACATAAAAAATCGCCACAAACTGTGGGGAGGCTGTCATGGGATCCTGTGATCTCTGAGCACAAAAGTTttcaaatgagcgccacttgtcatcataaagggATATGGTGGATATCCAATGAGCTCGGGCTATGGCATTCGCCACACGCGAGGAATAGCCTTTCGCCCTCAATGCCTTCTGTAAATGACCCAGCCGTGCAGATGGAATCTCAGCGGATCTGGATGGAGTTATTGACTGTGTGGATGACGAAGTAGGTGTGGCCAATCTGGGAGCTGAAACGTATGTCCGTTGATGAGGTGTCGCAGATCGGGGAACCAcggtctggctggccaccagggcgcgaccaaaagcagtctcaGGTTCTGTGTCTGCTTGATCTTGCCAATCACTTCTGGGAGAAGAACGGGTGGTGGAAAAGCGTACGCGTCCAGACCCTCCCACGACAGAGATAGAGCGTCAACTGCCCAAGCCTGTACGGGAGACACGTAAGTTGGTAGCTAATGGTTGAAGCTGGTAGCGAAGAGGTCCACCAGGGGTCTCCCGTGGCGGAGGCAAATCTGATGAAATGCTTCTGGATGAAGCATCCATTCCGTCGGAGAAGGTCTGCCTGGACGCGACAACGCGTCTGCCAGAATATTCTTGCAGCCGGGTATGTGCCGTACCGTGACTGTGATCCCGTTGCTGTCTAGAAGATCTGCTAACACGAGCATCTGGTCTAGGAGTTGCTTGGACCTGGTCGTGCCCTGGTTCCGGATAACCCAGACGACTGTGGAGTTGTCCGACACTACCAGGAGCTTGGTGTTGGACACAATCGGTAGCCAGTGGCGTACTGCTAGAATAACAGCTTGCAATTCCAAgttgttgatgtgccacaaCTTTTCGGAATCGGACCACAGCCCTAAGGTCGTCTGGCCGGCCAGGTGGGCGCCCCACCCTAGCAGGGACGCGTCCACGAACAACTCGTGGTCGTGACAGAAGTTTTTCAAACAGACGCCGTCGCAGACATTCGACTCGACCATCCACCACCAAAGAtactgatgtagatgtggaggtagaaGAACCTGTGACCTGAGATCGATCCTCTAGATGAATGGTGACAGAAACCTCTGTAACGGCCGCAACATAAGGCGCCCTCTGTGAGTAAGATCCTGCGCCGACATCAAAAGGCCCAATAGAGACTGCCACTCTCTGAGGGTCATGGGTTGAGAGAGACCTCGATCCGCAAACGCTAGTATCTTCCGCCATCGATCTGGAGGGACCCTGACAAGATTGTCCTTCGTTAGAAACAATCCCCCAATCAAGGTCAGCTCTTGCATTGGTTCCAGATGTGACTTGTTGGTGTTGACAATCCAACCCAGTTGATGTAGCAGGTGGGTGGAGAAGTCCAAATGTTTGCGTAGCAGTAGAGGACTGCAGTGGTTCAGAAGACAGTCGTCTATGTACGGATCAAAGTCCACTCGCCTGAGGTGTTGAAACCTGGTAACC
Proteins encoded:
- the LOC137294337 gene encoding uncharacterized protein → MVESNVCDGVCLKNFCHDHELFVDASLLGWGAHLAGQTTLGLWSDSEKLWHINNLELQAVILAVRHWLPIVSNTKLLVVSDNSTVVWVIRNQGTTRSKQLLDQMLVLADLLDSNGITVTVRHIPGCKNILADALSRPGRPSPTEWMLHPEAFHQICLRHGRPLVDLFATSFNH